AAAAAAATCAGGTTTCGGACTTGTACCCATGCCTAGAAACCAACCAAACATTTGTTATGACATGAAAAGCAAACACGCTTTTAATAGTTAAACGTACTACTACGCAAAAAAGACTTCATCTCTAGAAATAAACTCCAAGAATATGTCTAGTGTCatgtttgtttttgtattttgatACATCATCTAATTACGATATCTACAtgttttatctaatttttttttgtagctagTATTTATATCTAAATATACCACGTGGATGctaaattgtttatattttcttttataatatttgaatgttataaaaactaaaaactaaaatgtgtatttattactaattattatatttaaataaatatgattagaaatatatttgtgacaaaattgTGATTCTACAATTTTGCAGTTCTAGTAAGAAATACAGTTTTGTTGATGGAAAGACATGATTTTgcatttaaactctcttttttttgcatATCAAATAGCTAAACATTTTAGATGTTGCAGATgtagaaaatgttttataaaaagagATTATTTgggaaataacaaaaaaaaagagaaattatttttgtaaagagAGAGTTGAGAGAGATAGAAAGATAAATGAGGAGAAATCAGAACCCTATTGTACATTTTACCATAGTCTGTCcttttctttactaacattgcatgtttcattaagtacaatcaagtaatattaataacacatctatattgggtcattttttttcggatccagcccacatcagatctctcttgggccatttggaccgattaagaaatcagatccaattcttacatatttttttcctttgggccattgagtctaagttcaaataattttttttcaaccattcttaattattatttttttcattgaaaaatataaatctgtattaagagtataatttttttattaaaaatattaaccacataataagattaatttatcagagttataccaacttaatacattaaagaaataaagtttaattttttaaacataaatagtcatttaaaataaaacacaataaagaaagataaaaagtttaaatcttttataaaatataaaacaaatatataaaatatgacatttactaaatatttgtcaattgaaaaaaaaaagaaaataaatcagcgctttgatcaaaatctagtttttcatTATAAAGACAACATTTTGAGTATTTGCATCTTAATGCAATATCTATCCAAAATGAACAGACGAAAATCTCAGTGCCCAGAATCCAAAGAATAATGAGCAGCAGCACATACACAAAGAGATACCACTATCAACAGAGGCCAAAAGAGTGTACAAAAACAAATGTATTACGGAGTATGATTTTCAGATTCTAGCTAATTTGTTGTTGAGAAACAAGAACGAGAAGTCCCTGTGGACCAACCAAAATCTCACTAAGGAAACTCACAAGCCCGAACCAAACCACTGGAGTTACATCGACTCCTGCAAGTGGTGGAATCACTTTCCTCGTCTGAACAAGGATTGGTTCGGTCGGAGCGTACGCCAAAACGTAAGGGAACTTGTCAACTGGGAGTTTCGGGTACCAAGACATAACAATCCTCAAAATAAAGAGAAACCCAAAAGCTGATAAGGCAGGACCCAAGATCCCAATCGCAAGCTTTGCGGTTCCTGGATCCAGATCTGCTAGAGATATGTTATGCAAGGCCTCCGAGATTGGTTTTGACGAGACAATACTTGGATAGaggcttgttgttgttgttgttgtgtctaCTTCGATTTGGGTTAACGATGCTGAAACCACAGGAAGACATGCAGACCGAGTTCGAATGTTGGGACATGACCGTCGAGATTTGGCCTGAAAAATGTATTGAATTCGAGAGATGGTTAGAGAAAACAGGTTGGGTAAGAAGGAGATTTGATGAATCTCGGTCGATTTATCTCACCAGATTCAGCGCCGGCGAGAAAGATACGAAGCCGGAGGCTACTGTTGTCATCGCGAACTCTGCACTTAgtgaacaaaaaaatgttgattTTTGACTCTGTTTTTGATTGAGCGTAAGGTTAAGAATACAGACAGGACTCGGAAAATCTGGTGCAAGAGGATAATGCTGACATGGAATATCAaagcaaagtttttttttctctttcaaggTAAACAAAAGCTATtttttatgcaaaaaaaaaaaaaacaaaagcgaTTTCACCCAGGCAAACAGATCAGAGCATGGTTATTGTAGGTCTCTTGCGTTGAGTCTattagcgtaatataagatacaaTCTCTtagttttaaactaaaaaagctaagagacatctcttatatatcttatttagagcatgattatcggtGGTGGGAGGAAGGTTCTTACGCGTGGATCCCACCACCTTTTTGCAAAAATCGTATTTAAATGTCGCCAAATAAGAAACATTTCACAGGAGTTTGTTGTACTGTTTGCGGGTTCCACAGATACGTGGCCGTCCGCGATtggttcatttttattttttttaattttaaattagaaaaaaaaaatttaagaaccccaaaaacgtttttaccgataatcatgctcttacgAGACGTCTCTgggtttttttagttaaaagctaagagtatgtatcttatattacgctacGAAACCCAAACTAAGAGACatgcaataaacatgctcttaacAACCAGAGTTTCGACCTTTAATACCCTCCAAATCATCTCTCTCTATTTCACATCATATTCTCTCTCTTCTATCTAATAATTTAACACCATCCAATTACTATAATTCAACACCATCCACTTtacaattgttttttaaaataattttatttttatatgtttttgtaattaacaatataaaaattacGTATTAACAATATAAAAGCAAGAATTTGTTGTAAATTAATAGAGAAATTATAGTAAAAAAAGATGAGTTTCTTTTCTGTATTCAAATCAAATGAAACAAATCTCTATTCATAGAATATGAAAAATGATTAATTttgatgtaattttttttttaaattaaatttaggaGATAATTGATTTCAAATAATTGAGAGGAAAAAACATGTCAGAAATTTCGTTGGTTAATGGTTTAGTGACACATGGCTTTTGAAAGACCACTTTACCTCATCTTCCGCGATTCAACAATGTTGAATTCTTTCAACCATATTGAATATAAGTTGGATTCAATCTCTTTTCAATATACCATTGCACCTTTTCAACTATTGGATTAAAAGATTCAATAAGCCATTATAAGTAGTCTAACGAGAAATCGTGCATCATACCACTAAATCTGAAATCCAATTCTGAAATATCCCTCTAGTAAAATGAATTTCtgtgatttatttttaatgttaaaatatgttaattactTAAATAGGTTTGTGGCAAACGAAGAAAAATGTCGCAGTTACCACACTCTTATTTTTTATCTTGGTTAGATAACTTTCCAAAACTTTATTATACATGTCTATAATGTTGGGATCCATACTATATAAGTGTGTGGATCCTCCCATAAATAACTTAGCCAAATtatctaaattatatataatatatgaatattattcGTCTACCCGATGATCCGTCAGATCAAATCGAATATATAAGAAAGCCTATACTCAATCGCGATTTTAGATTGTTCTATCTCCTTacaagaaaatttcaaaaagctTCTTATGTACTGTTTTAATGTCTGTTAAGAGTATAAATGATTTGTGAAGTTTCCAATTACATTAAGAGGTAAAATTTCATTAGGAGGTGTATAGTCATGAGGTAATTGCATATAGATCTTTTCTCGTATATTGCtatgcaaaaataaaaaaattattacatccCTTTTTGTGAGAGACCATCCATATGTTTTATAGCCAATCTGTTATGAACTTTACTATGACAAGTTTTGCAATTCTGTGAGAATGTGTCAATGTAATCTACACCTTCTTGTTTGGTAATATCCATTAGTTGTGGTCTATATTTTCCATTGTCTCATCTGCTTTTTATTTAATCTTATAAACCCAATGACATCCAATTGCGTTTTTTCTTTTAGGTATTGTTATTGATAATGTTCTATTGATAACACAAGTTTACATTTCTCTATTCATCAGCTCATGCCACTAATATGAATTGATTGCTTCTAAAAATATTTCCGGATCAGACTAAGCAAAGTTATTTAGAATGATATTACTAGTGAAGATCATTCAACCTTGGGTAATCAAGTATGAAGACATATAATGTTCAGTTTTACCACATTTTTTTATTGAGGATTCATTTGTGAACTGAACACGGGTCTCCGCAAAGTCGTAAGACCATGTATGGGGTTATGCCGTCTTTTAGGTTTGTTTTTTCCTTCCCCTAATTCTAGGATGCCTCCACTTGATGCTTGACGCCCACGCTTCTGAGTTCACGAAGAAGAGTTTGATAAACAATAGCACGAACTCTCATTCTATCACTGGCTTATTGTGATCTAGGGAACACGGTATATGGTAGTCGGGTTTCCCGTTTACCCACAACGGAGGTGCCGCAATAGCTTTAACCCGATCATTTCTCAAGAACAATAGCTAAGTGACCGATTGATTTTGTTAGTGAGAAGCTCAGTTCCGCTTTAAGCCCGACAAGCGGGTGGTTCGGTTGGTTGTTGATAGAGGACTCCAAATAGCTTTATTTGAAAATTGGATGTGTCATGTTCCTTTGTCCTACTCCCCATTTGTTGGAAGGGTTTGACCTTGCTGCTAACTTGTTATATTCCCGAGTGATGAATCATATTTGTTATAATAATTATCGATATAAGATGAAGTATAAATGTTTCGTCAATTTgcattcatataattttttttttcataatcacTATGAATTAACCATTATTAGATGaaaatttaagaataaaaacttttatttttaataggaaAAGTGTTTGGTATTGGGTTGTGTGGTGATGTAACTAGCATGAAAAGATGAAGAATGGTTGAATTAAAAAGATCATGCGTTGGACAAGTAAATTCCAAAGTTAGAAGAGTTATATATCTTTAAGAAACTATGGTTATATAGATATATTGTGTTTCAAGATTGAGTACTTTGTATTTCTTAATCAGAAGGATAAACTAAAAACACAAAAGCTTTTATTTTAGGTGTATGTTTATGTCTACATTTGGGGTAAGTAGATGCATagctaaaaaaatcaaaaattaattaagagtAATTGTTCATTAGgatttcattttgattttttttttgaagtagaGGAGTTGGGAATCTATTGATAAGGAAAACTAAAGTTTGGGTAAAATCACTCCATTATGTCAATGAAAGAAAAACCAAATTTAGGTAAAGTAAATCCTTTATATCAATGGAACATTGGATTGAGAAGAACGTTAAAGTCACATTGAGAATGTTTTGAATTTTCCGTCTATAACTTAACTTTACTCTAGACTTGTTCACATGGAAAGGCAATGAGATTTATTTTGAATTGAGGAGGGTTTTGAAATCAAGTTTTGAGATTTATCTGAATGAATCGATTTGATTTTACTGGAATATTTGGTATTTACAAGAgtcaaaaaaagagaaaaattatAGAACATCACTCTTTGGTTTTAGAAGATATATTTACATTACACTTGTGCAGTCATCTAATATGGTACGAAAGTATTTAAAATCCTTAGTAGATACAAATGGAAAATGAGCCCTAGTATCCAAATGTATAAGAAGAGATGTTTTTTTGAGATtattaagagaatgaaatgcTAGAAAAAATTTGTTTTGCCAAATGATAAATCTTTCAATGTACCAGTCTTTGAGCTTTCTTTTTGGAATGGAAAGATCTTCAAAGAGAAATTGAATATTGGAAAAGAAGTGTGGCGAAGTCCATAATTCCAAAGAGAGCTTGAATCTGACAGGCTGATGTTGCATATAGGGAAATTTGTTGGCTGTGATAATTGGAGGTCCAACCAATATAGCTTGGTTTGAAGATTACCCATCCCAATCACTAAGGCTGGAGTATACCCATGGATTGTGcaaaaggaagaaaagaaaattaatagaaGATGGATAATCTTGAAGAATGGAGCTTACACTTATGAGACCAAAATGGAAAGAGAAAATGAGAGAGACATTATGGACGAATCGTTTATTTGATAATTGAGTGTACCAAACTGATTAATAACCATCTGAGTACTATAAACAAATTCTCAGTAGTTTCAAATGTTTTGCTAATATCATCAAATTAACCTAAGTTTCCACATACACGTGTTGTTACACCAGAATCCATAACATAGTCAATAAAATTAATGCATGGTTCCTTCATAGTAGTCCACACAATGTTACATGAATATGCTGAATAATAATTTGTTGAAGATTTTTCTTTCATGATTTAGTTGAGCCAATTGTTAAAGTTGTTATTATGATAATCACACTAAAGCATAAGAGACATGATGAAAATGATTATGTATTGCAGGagtattggaaaaaaaaacattatcggCCATGTTTCCTTTTGATCCTATTTGAGTTTGAGATTTTGTGTTGTTATAACTGTATAAATGCCCACCATTTTGATACTGGTGCCCACCATTTTGATATTGTTGTTGAAAGGATGCATTTTATCGTGTATGactttatttaaaagaaatattgatcttttcttcttcttatatcCACCGGAAATTGCTCCAACAATCTCAATATGCTCTGAAAATATTCCATAATCCAAATGTTATGAAGATTTGAACAAAATATGTGGATTGAACACTGTTATATATGAAAGACAACATCTAATATAGGTGTTTTTTAACTATCTTCTAATATTTCTCCAAATTTGGTAAATGATCAAATCAAACATTCTCATATGCATCATTCAAGTCAAAGAGAAATTTGATAACACATTTTCTTTAAAAGAGCTCCATCCATTTAGTATCCAAATTGTGGAAAAACGGCTATAACCTACCCAACATATTACCATATGTTAAATTTATACTCAGCATATAGGTCAGTGCAAAAACATACttcttcttttgtaaaatttaaattccaTACACAAATTATCCGATTTGTGTAAAATCTGTTTTTACTGTTAAATTACTAACGTTCGTTTATACTGAAAcagaatttatttatttataaattgattATACTAAAACGATGTCGTTTTGGCACTTAGTTAAATAATTGGAGTTACGAATAATCAAACATATGACCTTACACTAAACGCAGCATATCACATCCAAAAGGCTATTAAAGTCAAAACAAGGATATTGAATTATATACGATACACCAAAATTTATGGACTGCACTATGGTATAGAACCAAAAGTCTTAGAAAGATATAATGATGCAAACTGATATCCGACTCTAAAACTCGAAATTCACAAACTTATATATCTTTACGTTTGGAGGTGCAAAAATATATTGGAAATATTCCAAACAAACATTATTTGCTAGATCCACCATAAAATATGAGTTCATTTCTTTAGACAAAGTAGTTAAAGAAGCAGAATGGATTCATAATTATCTGGAAGATATTCTAATGTGGGATAAACCAGGCCCAGCTCTACGCATACATTGCAATAGTCAGTCATTGCTAACCCAAGCACTAAATACTATCTATTATTGTAAATTGCGTCACATAAGATGACAACATAAAATCATTAGACAATTGATCTCAAGCGGTGTAATTTATGTGGACTACATAAAGTCGTTCAAAACCTTGCGGAcccatttactaaaggtttatcaaaagattatatattaaaatcatcaaagtgACTGAGTTCATTGCCTATGACTAAGGATGATTGATGGAACCCCACCAACGAGACTTGAGATCCCAAAAAGTTGGTtcaaaggaaaaacaaaattcGATGAAAGAACTGAAATTAACCTTACCATATCCCAAGGATGTAATAATGTTCTTGTAAATATTTAAGGTTAAACATTGACTTTTAATGAGATTATACCTTGACAATcatttacatgtatataaagtataatatggtactatatatgtatatgacATGGGCATGTGACAATCACCAAGTGAGTGTGAAATGTGATCGTTTCTAGGAGGATGAAGATCATGCTATACCCTCCAACTTCACTCATGAAACACCAGGCAATTTCATGGCCAAAATAAACCTAATAGAGAGCTTAACTCTACGAGAAAACGCAGATGTGTTATATCTTTTGACTCGGTTTACATAAACATTCAGGCGGTTCAAGAAATCATGTTCACTACCTGAAAAGTAAACTTAACAGATACTAAGAATGAGTAGTTCAAGGCTGAAAATGCTACTACGTCATATACAGTTAGTTATTCGATTATGCTCTCGAAAAGTCTGTCTAGTCTTAGTTTAGTCTAGTGAGTCGAGTCTATCGAGTATGCATTGTCTTTCGACTCTTGCATATGTTTAGAGTAATTCTATTCATGTTGGAGAGtgttgaaactatttttacaaGCATGTTAGACAGAGTAAAAATGAGTGTGTGAATAAAAGTTTTACAAACATAATGAGCCGGGTAAATTCTAAATCTAATGTGAAGTAAATGTTAGACTTTTTATGGAGAAAGACCACCACATTTTCAAGCTAATGGGTTGGGTAAAATGTAGAAAGTGTCTTTGGACAATGAAAAAGTGTTAAGCTAAGATAAGTCTATTTGGTGATAAATGGCTTAAGCGAAGTAAACTTGGTGACTATGCTATCTTGGTGACTAAGCTAAATCAACTTAGTAAATGGCTAAACTAAGTATATTTGGTGACTGATCACCCAAAATAACTTAGTGACAAATGGTTAAAACTTACTAAACTTAGTGACATATGTCTAAATCACTTTATAACTAAACTTGGTAAATTTCTCATATAAATAGACATCTTACATCTCATGTAATAAGATACTACTACATGCTTTCGCTTTCACATAAAATTTCCTTCAAATCTctattcttttaaaaaagtaaGTCATGAGAGCATAGAGTAGATGTTAAATTTGCACGTAGTACATAGATCGTTTCACCTAGAAGCGATATATTAAGTTAAGGAAAGAAATCAAATCTCGACCCCCACATATTCATATATTTCCTTAATTGTTTTCAAACGTTTCACCGCCTGATATCTCATGGTGATGGCtgctttttaaatttttttttttgcattgctAATGTTTGACATAGAGAGAACCTCATGGTAACAGCTGCTGCTTGGCATCACTTGGTTCATATTTTTgttcaaagaaaaacaaagcttACTAGTTATTGCATGTCTTGTTTTAGAAGTTTCTAAGCAAAACCTAATTTGCTTGGACTCTTGAGAAGGAGAGGCGAGACTTAACACTCATGGCTTTTTCTTGGAGTGTCTCTGGGAAAAGTTCTTTAGCCTGGAAAAGCCGTCTATGAGGAGATCGAGCTCAATCGCAAAAGTGATACGTAGCCAGTTCTTGAGCCCAACAGCTCGACCTGCAAGAACCTCATTGATTATGCCGTAACTGTCAACAAAGCTCGTTAACAAGATTACTATATTTTACCGGGTAGGATGATCAACGATTCCTCTTTAGCCAGCTTGCAGCAGAAATCCAAATCATCACTGATATCTTCGAGTAGTGACAGGTTTAACTTCACCTGCACCAATAAACAAATGGATTAGCCTCTGAGATTGAGCTTTGACTGAGGAGTTAACCTGATTGCCTCAGTTCTTTACCATCGTGAACATGGACCCCTCGGGTTTGCTGGGGCAACTGATGCAAGGGATCTTCATAATCTCTTCATAACAAATCTCTGCACATTCTCTCATCTTTTCAAGTTTCACTGAGAAGAATTCTTCTTTCGTATTCCCAAGGATCTCAGGAATGGCACCCTGGctcagatggaaaaaaaaatcatgtttccTAACAGAGATATGTGTTAAAACACCAATGCATCCCATCAATATACCTGAATGAACGTTACAGCGTCCGTCGAAATGTTGATGACGTTGGTAAGAGACTGAacaaactaatatataaaagacACAGAAGTTAAATCACATTCACATACGACCAAATGTAAATCAATTGCTAGGCAACAAACCCCAGAATATTTCATGATGCTATGAGGGTCAAGAGTCACCATCCAGCCAAGTCTCCAGCCAGGAACAAACCATCTTTTCGATATGGCGCCTAACAAAATTACAGGCACTATCTCTGCAAACTCAGCCATG
This Brassica napus cultivar Da-Ae chromosome C6, Da-Ae, whole genome shotgun sequence DNA region includes the following protein-coding sequences:
- the LOC106381245 gene encoding protein COFACTOR ASSEMBLY OF COMPLEX C SUBUNIT B CCB3, chloroplastic-like, which translates into the protein MTTVASGFVSFSPALNLAKSRRSCPNIRTRSACLPVVSASLTQIEVDTTTTTTSLYPSIVSSKPISEALHNISLADLDPGTAKLAIGILGPALSAFGFLFILRIVMSWYPKLPVDKFPYVLAYAPTEPILVQTRKVIPPLAGVDVTPVVWFGLVSFLSEILVGPQGLLVLVSQQQIS